In one Butyrivibrio proteoclasticus B316 genomic region, the following are encoded:
- the tnpA gene encoding IS200/IS605 family transposase, translated as MDMNSLSHTKWECKYHIVFAPKFRRKVAYGQIKQDIANILSTLCKRKGVEIIEAEVCPDHIHMLVRIPPSMSVSSFVGYLKGKSTLMIFERHANLKYKYGNRHFWCRGYYVDTVGKNAKKIEEYIKNQLKEDLEYDQMTLKEYIDPFTGEPVKQNK; from the coding sequence ATGGACATGAATAGTTTATCACACACTAAATGGGAGTGTAAGTACCACATAGTATTTGCACCTAAGTTCAGGAGAAAGGTTGCATATGGTCAGATCAAGCAGGATATTGCAAATATTCTCAGTACATTATGCAAGAGGAAAGGCGTGGAGATCATAGAGGCAGAGGTTTGCCCGGATCATATACATATGCTGGTAAGGATCCCACCGAGCATGAGTGTATCAAGTTTCGTAGGGTACTTAAAGGGAAAGAGCACGCTTATGATATTCGAAAGGCATGCGAACCTCAAGTACAAATACGGTAACAGGCATTTCTGGTGTAGAGGATACTATGTCGATACAGTAGGCAAAAATGCAAAGAAAATAGAGGAGTACATAAAGAATCAGTTAAAAGAGGATTTAGAGTACGACCAAATGACACTAAAAGAGTATATCGACCCGTTCACGGGTGAGCCGGTAAAGCAAAACAAATAA